A window of Cyclopterus lumpus isolate fCycLum1 chromosome 14, fCycLum1.pri, whole genome shotgun sequence contains these coding sequences:
- the bach1b gene encoding transcription regulator protein BACH1b isoform X1 produces MSLMATSACRSSVFTFESTVHSSHVLRCLDEQRKRDTMCDVTVVVEGHSFRAHRSILASCSEYFTHRISSLTQHGAVITLPQEVTVAGFEPLLKFAYTSKLLFEKDDVLEIRNSASILGFRDLDKACFDFLLPKFFSSSKSPAPVPRKTCCKKECKRQLSKKDCVIDSDDVLLDEEEVKPVADSPTQQEVARQCNKSVTSKIESKNGTGTLTPVAEGTNDRFMQRPKYRKFQLACSKETCFTEKSLNDPITVIKNDCDLPCSPCSSSVNSKKDVELPGNSTSISTRQTTRGADNPWKTEIHDQKTGDDRGAEVSMIEKDTHEMQRKWNNEREMEMEEDISSTDRSSVKAVSSGRSTELGERSSGLMLHHGPLTLSPGHKGFVMDSTEGKQDSGALAPRSIHQKAEDQVEAEWERADDEIYSGWQERRQTGSVERVTLSNNAVVEREVAEHLAKQLGSGMGLSQLNFQDPDAGSSSDTGSGRAQSTSLEWLKFNNISSTSTSCPVYQELDQSKCLWKGAELSECEGASQSGVSSLNSGEDGDSDTETEGDSESYTRERARQVQLPFTVECIVALSRNDFQQLLKQQVFTQEQLEFVHDMRRRSKNRLAAQRCRKRKLDCIYDLQCEIDKLKTEREKLMMEKSHLSQMRSKTCHSVAALCQRVCNEARLQPEQLQVLAQYTSPDCPLSSFFPHIDALLSQPELLLQPQASFSACLVGFDKYMASEEASSNFQTDTVSDGQHSL; encoded by the exons ATGTCCCTGATGGCCACATCTGCCTGCCGGTcatctgtgtttacatttgaGTCTACAGTGCATTCCTCACATGTGCTGCGCTGCCTGGACGAGCAGCGCAAGCGAGACACAATGTGTGACGTTACCGTGGTGGTGGAGGGTCACAGTTTCAGAGCCCACCGCTCGATTCTCGCTTCCTGCAGTGAGTACTTCACGCACAGGATCTCCTCCCTCACACAGCATGGAGCGGTCATCACGCTGCCACAGGAG GTGACAGTTGCTGGCTTTGAACCCTTGCTGAAGTTTGCCTACACATCCAAACTTCTCTTTGAGAAAGACGATGTCTTAGAAATTCGCAACTCAGCCTCCATTCTTGGTTTCAGAGACCTAGACAAGGCATGCTTTGATTTTCTCCTCCCTAAGTTCTTCTCCAGCAGCAAGAGCCCTGCCCCTGTTCCAAGAAAGACCTGTTGTAAGAAGGAATGTAAGAGGCAATTGTCAAAGAAAGACTGTGTCATTGACTCTGACGATGTATTGTTGGATGAAGAAGAAGTAAAACCAGTTGCTGACTCACCAACTCAACAGGAAGTGGCTCGGCAGTGTAACAAATCAGTGACCAGCAAAATAGAAAGTAAAAATGGTACAGGCACTCTTACACCTGTAGCTGAAGGCACAAACGACCGTTTCATGCAGCGTCCTAAGTATCGCAAGTTCCAGCTGGCTTGCAGTAAGGAAACGTGTTTCACAGAGAAAAGTCTGAACGATCCCATAACAGTAATCAAGAATGACTGTGACCTCCCGTGCTCCCCCTGCTCCAGCAGTGTAAACAGCAAGAAGGACGTTGAATTACCTGGTAATTCAACCTCTATTTCCACCAGGCAGACCACAAGAGGGGCTGATAACCCATGGAAAACTGAAATACATGACCAGAAAACAGGGGATGACAGGGGAGCAGAGGTTTCTATGATTGAGAAAGACACACATGAAATGCAGAGAAAATGGAATAatgaaagagagatggaaatGGAGGAAGACATCAGCTCTACAGACAGATCCAGTGTTAAGGCAGTCTCGTCAGGACGGAGCACAGAGCTGGGTGAGAGGTCATCAGGGTTAATGTTGCACCATGGCCCCCTGACTCTGTCACCAGGACACAAAGGGTTCGTCATGGACAGTACAGAGGGCAAGCAGGACTCTGGTGCACTAGCGCCAAGGTCCATTCATCAAAAAGCAGAAGATCAGGTAGAAGCTGAGTGGGAAAGGGCAGATGATGAGATATATTCTGGCTGGCAAGAAAGACGACAGACTGGCAGCGTGGAGAGAGTGACCCTGTCAAATAATGCCGTCGTGGAAAGAGAGGTGGCCGAGCACCTGGCCAAACAACTGGGGTCTGGCATGGGCTTATCTCAGCTGAATTTCCAGGACCCTGATGCAGGAAGTTCCTCTGATACAGGGAGCGGACGGGCACAGAGCACATCTTTAGAATGGCTGAAATTCAATAACATCAGCTCCACAAGCACAAGCTGTCCCGTTTACCAGGAGTTGGACCAGAGCAAATGTTTATGGAAGGGAGCAGAGCTGTCTGAGTGCGAGGGGGCGTCTCAGTCCGGTGTGTCATCTCTCAACTCAGGGGAGGATGGAGActcagacacagaaacagaaggagacagtGAGTCCTACACAAGAGAGAGGGCCAGACAG GTGCAGTTGCCTTTCACTGTGGAGTGTATTGTTGCTCTGAGCAGGAATGACTTCCAACAGCTGCTGAAGCAACAGGTCTTCACTCAAGAACAGCTGGAGTTTGTCCACGATATGAGACGGCGCAGCAAAAATCGCCTCGCAGCTCAGCGTTGCCGCAAGAGGAAACTAGACTGCATATATGATCTGCAGTGTGAAATCgacaagctg aagacagagagggagaaactaATGATGGAGAAGAGCCATTTGAGCCAGATGAGGTCAAAAACATGTCACAGTGTTGCTGCGTTATGCCAGAGGGTCTGCAACGAAGCCCGCCTGCAGCCAGAGCAGCTCCAGGTGTTGGCCCAATACACCTCCCCGGACTGCCCTCTGTCGTCTTTCTTTCCTCACATAGATGCACTTCTTTCACAGCCTGAGTTGCTACTCCAGCCCCAGGCTTCATTCTCGGCCTGTTTGGTCGGCTTTGATAAGTACATGGCGTCTGAGGAGGCTTCGTCCAACTTCCAAACAGATACAGTTAGTGATGGTCAACATTCACTGTAG
- the bach1b gene encoding transcription regulator protein BACH1b isoform X2, translated as MERSSRCHRSKSPAPVPRKTCCKKECKRQLSKKDCVIDSDDVLLDEEEVKPVADSPTQQEVARQCNKSVTSKIESKNGTGTLTPVAEGTNDRFMQRPKYRKFQLACSKETCFTEKSLNDPITVIKNDCDLPCSPCSSSVNSKKDVELPGNSTSISTRQTTRGADNPWKTEIHDQKTGDDRGAEVSMIEKDTHEMQRKWNNEREMEMEEDISSTDRSSVKAVSSGRSTELGERSSGLMLHHGPLTLSPGHKGFVMDSTEGKQDSGALAPRSIHQKAEDQVEAEWERADDEIYSGWQERRQTGSVERVTLSNNAVVEREVAEHLAKQLGSGMGLSQLNFQDPDAGSSSDTGSGRAQSTSLEWLKFNNISSTSTSCPVYQELDQSKCLWKGAELSECEGASQSGVSSLNSGEDGDSDTETEGDSESYTRERARQVQLPFTVECIVALSRNDFQQLLKQQVFTQEQLEFVHDMRRRSKNRLAAQRCRKRKLDCIYDLQCEIDKLKTEREKLMMEKSHLSQMRSKTCHSVAALCQRVCNEARLQPEQLQVLAQYTSPDCPLSSFFPHIDALLSQPELLLQPQASFSACLVGFDKYMASEEASSNFQTDTVSDGQHSL; from the exons ATGGAGCGGTCATCACGCTGCCACAGGAG CAAGAGCCCTGCCCCTGTTCCAAGAAAGACCTGTTGTAAGAAGGAATGTAAGAGGCAATTGTCAAAGAAAGACTGTGTCATTGACTCTGACGATGTATTGTTGGATGAAGAAGAAGTAAAACCAGTTGCTGACTCACCAACTCAACAGGAAGTGGCTCGGCAGTGTAACAAATCAGTGACCAGCAAAATAGAAAGTAAAAATGGTACAGGCACTCTTACACCTGTAGCTGAAGGCACAAACGACCGTTTCATGCAGCGTCCTAAGTATCGCAAGTTCCAGCTGGCTTGCAGTAAGGAAACGTGTTTCACAGAGAAAAGTCTGAACGATCCCATAACAGTAATCAAGAATGACTGTGACCTCCCGTGCTCCCCCTGCTCCAGCAGTGTAAACAGCAAGAAGGACGTTGAATTACCTGGTAATTCAACCTCTATTTCCACCAGGCAGACCACAAGAGGGGCTGATAACCCATGGAAAACTGAAATACATGACCAGAAAACAGGGGATGACAGGGGAGCAGAGGTTTCTATGATTGAGAAAGACACACATGAAATGCAGAGAAAATGGAATAatgaaagagagatggaaatGGAGGAAGACATCAGCTCTACAGACAGATCCAGTGTTAAGGCAGTCTCGTCAGGACGGAGCACAGAGCTGGGTGAGAGGTCATCAGGGTTAATGTTGCACCATGGCCCCCTGACTCTGTCACCAGGACACAAAGGGTTCGTCATGGACAGTACAGAGGGCAAGCAGGACTCTGGTGCACTAGCGCCAAGGTCCATTCATCAAAAAGCAGAAGATCAGGTAGAAGCTGAGTGGGAAAGGGCAGATGATGAGATATATTCTGGCTGGCAAGAAAGACGACAGACTGGCAGCGTGGAGAGAGTGACCCTGTCAAATAATGCCGTCGTGGAAAGAGAGGTGGCCGAGCACCTGGCCAAACAACTGGGGTCTGGCATGGGCTTATCTCAGCTGAATTTCCAGGACCCTGATGCAGGAAGTTCCTCTGATACAGGGAGCGGACGGGCACAGAGCACATCTTTAGAATGGCTGAAATTCAATAACATCAGCTCCACAAGCACAAGCTGTCCCGTTTACCAGGAGTTGGACCAGAGCAAATGTTTATGGAAGGGAGCAGAGCTGTCTGAGTGCGAGGGGGCGTCTCAGTCCGGTGTGTCATCTCTCAACTCAGGGGAGGATGGAGActcagacacagaaacagaaggagacagtGAGTCCTACACAAGAGAGAGGGCCAGACAG GTGCAGTTGCCTTTCACTGTGGAGTGTATTGTTGCTCTGAGCAGGAATGACTTCCAACAGCTGCTGAAGCAACAGGTCTTCACTCAAGAACAGCTGGAGTTTGTCCACGATATGAGACGGCGCAGCAAAAATCGCCTCGCAGCTCAGCGTTGCCGCAAGAGGAAACTAGACTGCATATATGATCTGCAGTGTGAAATCgacaagctg aagacagagagggagaaactaATGATGGAGAAGAGCCATTTGAGCCAGATGAGGTCAAAAACATGTCACAGTGTTGCTGCGTTATGCCAGAGGGTCTGCAACGAAGCCCGCCTGCAGCCAGAGCAGCTCCAGGTGTTGGCCCAATACACCTCCCCGGACTGCCCTCTGTCGTCTTTCTTTCCTCACATAGATGCACTTCTTTCACAGCCTGAGTTGCTACTCCAGCCCCAGGCTTCATTCTCGGCCTGTTTGGTCGGCTTTGATAAGTACATGGCGTCTGAGGAGGCTTCGTCCAACTTCCAAACAGATACAGTTAGTGATGGTCAACATTCACTGTAG